In the genome of Dioscorea cayenensis subsp. rotundata cultivar TDr96_F1 chromosome 1, TDr96_F1_v2_PseudoChromosome.rev07_lg8_w22 25.fasta, whole genome shotgun sequence, one region contains:
- the LOC120280172 gene encoding secreted RxLR effector protein 161-like, giving the protein MHHLGAVKRILRYISGTIDYGIHYRRNEEFKLLGYSDSDWSGSQDDRKSTTGWVFSLGSGVIAWSSKKQAITALLSTEAEYISLTAAVCEAVWLKRLLEDFGEKQSTPSVIVCDNRSAIAIAKNPILHGRTKHIDVRFHFIRDLIKDDAIEVK; this is encoded by the coding sequence ATGCATCATTTGGGAGCTGTGAAGAGAATCCTGCGCTATATTAGTGGGACAATTGATTATGGGATTCATTACAGAAGAAATGAAGAATTCAAGCTTCTCGGCTATTCTGACAGTGATTGGAGTGGATCGCAGGATGACCGGAAAAGCACCACTGGATGGGTGTTCTCACTTGGATCAGGGGTCATTGCTTGGAGTTCTAAAAAGCAAGCTATCACTGCCCTGTTAAGTACTGAAGCGGAGTATATATCTTTGACTGCAGCAGTATGTGAAGCTGTATGGTTAAAGCGCTTGCTGGAAGATTTTGGTGAAAAACAGAGTACTCCAAGTGTTATTGTTTGTGATAATCGATCTGCGATCGCTATTGCTAAAAATCCGATTCTTCATGGCCGGACAAAACATATTGATGTGCGGTTTCACTTTATCCGTGATCTTATAAAGGATGATGCAATTGAAGTCAAGTAA
- the LOC120270441 gene encoding tRNA dimethylallyltransferase 9, producing MQRIDLHLALPLIRPLININIKNIPRASRLSTFCSSAQPIKNKDKVIVISGPTGAGKSRLALELAKILNGEIISADSVQVYRGLDIGSAKPSAADRNEVAHHLLDILHPSQEYSAGQFYEDARKATCEILANQRVPIVAGGTGLYLRWYMYGKPDVPKSSMGISSQVFSELMQLQDRGKWDEAVELVVNAGDLRARSVPYNNWYRLRRSLEIIRASGSPPSAFAVPYDEFQGGDVAKNLDYDFICLFLSGPRVDLYRAIDLRCEEMLMETEGLLSEASWLLDIGLHPSTNSATRAIGYRQAMEYLLSCREAKSCSAEGFIDFLSEFQKASRNFAKRQMTWFRNEKIYHWLDASRPMREVIDFVCSVYQEAGTGKVIVPQKLKMKKDVNNQRETYELKSYRPRNKLFIEDEDCHRVLDWVRRTQCQTVEVSRNPAL from the exons ATGCAACGAATCG ACCTTCATTTGGCGCTCCCATTGATCCGCCCactcatcaacatcaacatcaaaaACATCCCACGCGCCTCCCGTTTATCAACATTCTGCTCCTCTGCACAACCAAtcaagaacaaggacaaggtaaTTGTAATCTCAGGCCCAACCGGCGCCGGAAAGAGCAGGCTCGCATTGGAGCTCGCCAAGATTCTCAATGGAGAAATCATCAGCGCAGACTCTGTGCAAGTGTATCGTGGGCTTGACATCGGCTCGGCAAAGCCTTCGGCTGCTGACCGTAATGAAGTTGCGCATCATCTGCTTGACATACTGCACCCATCACAAGAATATTCTGCCGGACAATTCTATGAGGATGCCCGGAAGGCAACATGTGAAATTCTTGCAAACCAGAGAGTGCCGATTGTTGCCGGTGGCACAGGGTTGTATCTAAGATGGTATATGTATGGAAAACCCGATGTACCAAAATCGTCGATGGGGATTAGCTCTCAAGTGTTCTCTGAGCTGATGCAGTTGCAGGACAGGGGGAAGTGGGATGAAGCTGTGGAGTTGGTAGTTAATGCTGGTGACTTGAGAGCTCGGTCTGTGCCGTATAATAATTGGTATCGGCTTCGACGGAGCCTAGAGATAATCCGGGCTAGTGGCTCGCCACCATCTGCATTTGCAGTTCCTTATGATGAGTTTCAAGGTGGAGATGTTGCAAAGAATTTGGACTATGACTTCATTTGCCTGTTCTTATCGGGGCCGCGTGTTGATCTTTACAGGGCTATAGACttgagatgtgaagagatgcTCATGGAGACCGAAGGACTGCTCTCAGAGGCATCATGGCTTCTTGATATCGGACTCCATCCGAGCACTAACTCAGCCACTCGAGCTATTGGCTATAGACAAGCAATGGAGTACTTACTGAGTTGTAGAGAAGCTAAAAGTTGCAGTGCTGAAGGGTTCATTGACTTCCTCTCTGAGTTCCAGAAAGCATCAAGGAATTTCGCAAAGCGACAAATGACATGGTTTAGAAATGAAAAGATCTATCACTGGCTGGACGCTTCCCGACCAATGAGAGAAGTGATTGATTTTGTCTGCAGTGTTTATCAGGAGGCTGGAACCGGGAAGGTCATTGTACCTCAGAAactgaagatgaagaaggatgTCAATAACCAGCGGGAAACTTATGAGCTAAAATCTTACCGACCAAGGAATAAGCTGTTCATCGAGGATGAAGATTGCCATCGTGTTTTGGATTGGGTCCGGAGAACACAGTGTCAAACTGTTGAAGTTAGTAGGAATCCAGCTTTGTAA